From one Lolium rigidum isolate FL_2022 chromosome 4, APGP_CSIRO_Lrig_0.1, whole genome shotgun sequence genomic stretch:
- the LOC124708101 gene encoding E3 UFM1-protein ligase 1 homolog isoform X2, with product MDAELLELQRQLEAAQSARSSVRLSERNVVELVQKLQERGLIDFELLHTVSGKEYITSDHLKHEIKLEINNRGRASLVDLSDILGVDLYHVERQAQKVVTEDPALMLINGEIMSQSYWDTVTEEINEKLQERSQIALAEIAAQLHIGSELVVNILEPRLGTIVKGRLEGGQLYTPAYVSRITAMVRGAARGITVPTNLPSVWNSLQQQLQEMHGSNGVSVEGSFFQSIFAALLKEGAVLGSLRAGVNWTPAVFAHAQKESVDAFFSQNSYIGYEVLQKLAIPQPKQYLEARYPDGIALEAIFVHPSVVDMLDAAVGDAIENGQWIDSLSVLPSYISGPDATKILSLCPSFQKAAKSSKAVIFGESCVFSNVFIKSIFDRLEKEIDSFGIRHIADQGNPMNMNSSTSAQYSNTKDIGDNDTSSTTSAGVSADRGPKKKRGKVAGSAKGGSLEKDDDSEEIIPVKGKKSHRKNKDAGSSGDAKRGGKKTSEKPKEENTNIFPDELIQQKVLAVAPELEELSDDLNSPIKLLSSHLRPMLIDSWKKKRNTMLSENAERRRSVLDNLQKQLDEAVLDMQLYEKALDVFEDDPATSGILHKHLLRTLGTPTVDKILLTLDKDNKLKSGMEFEDSEEQHVQLSTTDRTFLAKDLPGQLSSKAQALVEALEGKRFDSFLDALRDTAEESGLSFKKLDKRLERSMMHSYRKDLIAQVSSESDPVSFLPKVVALLFLQAYNKALQAPGRAVGAVITILKDKLPASTFKVLTDYHSTTVKVLALQAAATGDDEDCTSDRLMERREDLVERLMPELKSLALGTSKE from the exons ATGGACGCGGAGCTCCTGGAGCTGCAGCGGCAGCTGGAGGCGGCGCAGAGCGCGCGGTCGAGCGTGCGCCTGTCGGAGCGGAACGTGGTGGAGCTGGTGCAGAAGCTGCAGGAGCGCGGCCTCATCGACTTCGAGCTCCTCCACACCGTCTCCGGCAAGGAGTACATCACATCC gacCATCTGAAGCATGAGATCAAGTTGGAGATCAACAATCGAGGGCGCGCATCACTAGTCGATCTATCAGATATCCTGGGGGTGGATCTTTACCATGTTGAGAGGCAGGCACAAAAGGTCGTCACGGAGGATCCGGCCCTGATGTTGATCAACGGCGAGATCATGTCACAGTCTTACTGGGACACTGTCACAGAAGAGATAAACGAGAAGTTGCAAGAGCGCAGCCAGATTGCCTTGGCTGAGATTGCTGCGCAGCTACACATTGGGTCGGAGCTGGTCGTCAATATCCTCGAGCCTCGGCTTGGAACTATT GTGAAGGGAAGGCTAGAAGGTGGCCAGCTATACACTCCAGCATATGTCTCACGAATCACTGCCATGGTCCGTGGTGCGGCAAGGGGCATAACAGTTCCGACAAACTTGCCATCTGTTTGGAACTCCTTGCAGCAGCAGCTCCAAGAAATGCACGGTTCTAATGGAGTTTCGGTGGAAGGTTCATTCTTCCAGTCCATTTTTGCTGCCTTGCTAAAAGAAGGTGCTGTACTTGGGTCTCTCCGTGCGGGAGTAAATTGGACACCAGCT GTTTTTGCGCATGCTCAAAAGGAAAGCGTTGATGCCTTTTTTTCACAG AACTCTTATATTGGTTACGAAGTGCTTCAGAAACTTGCAATCCCTCAGCCTAAGCAGTACTTGGAG GCCAGATATCCAGATGGCATTGCACTGGAGGCTATTTTTGTTCATCCTTCAGTTGTCGATATGCTAGATGCTGCTGTGGGTGACGCAATCGAGAATGGACAATG GATTGATTCTCTTTCGGTGCTTCCATCATATATCAGTGGCCCTGATGCAACCAAGATATTGTCCCTTTGTCCATCTTTTCAGAAAGCAGCCAAG TCTTCTAAAGCAGTGATATTTGGAGAATCATGTGTCTTCAGCAATGTGTTCATTAAG AGTATTTTTGATCGACTAGAGAAGGAGATTGACTCCTTTGGTATTAGACATATTGCTGATCAAGGAAACCCCATGAATATGAATTCGAGTACATCTGCCCAGTATTCGAACACAAAAGACATTGGTGATAATGACACCAGTAGTACTACTAGTGCTGGTGTTTCAGCAGACAGAGGGCCAAAGAAGAAAAGAGGGAAAGTGGCAGGGTCTGCCAAAGGTGGGTCACTTGAAAAGGATGATGACAGTGAAGAAATTATCCCTGTAAAGGGCAAGAAATCTCATAGAAAAAACAAGGATGCTGGTTCTTCAGGTGATGCCAAACGCGGTGGTAAAAAAACatcagagaaaccaaaagaggaGAATACAAATATCTTTCCTGATGAATTGATACAGCAAAAGGTTTTGGCTGTTGCTCCAGAGTTAGAAGAGTTGTCAG ATGACTTAAACAGCCCAATTAAATTATTGTCATCTCACCTGAGACCAATGCTTATTGACtcatggaagaagaagaggaacaccatgCTGTCAGAAAATGCTGAAAGGAGGCGGAGTGTGCTTGATAATCTGCAAAAGCAGCTAGATGAG GCAGTCCTGGATATGCAACTCTATGAAAAAGCTCTGGATGTGTTTGAGGATGATCCTGCTACCTCT GGTATATTACACAAGCATCTGCTAAGAACTCTGGGTACACCAACAGTGGACAAGATTTTGCTTACTCTG GATAAGGACAACAAATTGAAgagtggaatggagtttgaagacAGTGAAGAACAGCATGTTCAATTGAGCACCACTGACCGTACTTTTCTG gcaAAGGATCTTCCTGGGCAATTGTCATCAAAGGCTCAAGCTTTAGTCGAAGCGCTGGAGGGAAAG CGGTTTGATTCATTTCTGGATGCCTTAAGAGATACAGCAGAGGAAAG TGGCTTGTCATTTAAGAAGCTTGATAAAAGATTAGAGCGATCAATGATGCATTCCTACCGCAAG GAtttgatagcacaagtttcttcaGAGAGTGATCCAGTTTCCTTCCTACCAAAAGTTGTTGCTCTACTTTTTCTTCAG GCATACAATAAGGCTCTTCAGGCACCTGGAAGGGCTGTTGGTGCTGTAATCACAATACTGAAG GACAAGCTGCCAGCTTCAACCTTTAAGGTTTTGACTGATTATCACAGCACAACCGTGAAAGTTCTGGCACTACAAGCTGCTGCTACGGGTGAT GATGAAGACTGCACATCGGATAGGTTGATGGAGAGGAGGGAAGATCTGGTGGAGAGGCTGATGCCCGAACTGAAATCCCTGGCCCTCGGCACAAGCAAAGAGTGA
- the LOC124705654 gene encoding probable membrane-associated kinase regulator 4, whose amino-acid sequence MARAPTMVIQDDYIDMDLTPSSPKCALLEFEFQSAATGGVSRHDRETAYESPADELFYRGKLLPLHLPPRLQLVQKLLQEQQVRVPEIKPAAAPPSASVSAAAEAEDDKVGAKKYSWSKRLKLMKRWTSREYIKSFFLARPGDIGGGAAVRMGSVLDQDELCSHRRSFSGIIRRVRLVVATKASPPATSPLCSSSSSSSASTPSCGNTEGLFLRPRTATPVLKRSSSAGSEEGGIHGAIAHCKRSHQQLLQQGRRSASGVVFYSLSNTPRISTSTSVAVTAAAAAASETAQKERQEICRG is encoded by the coding sequence ATGGCCAGGGCCCCGACGATGGTGATCCAGGACGACTACATCGACATGGACCTCACCCCCTCCTCGCCCAAATGCGCGCTGCTGGAGTTCGAGTTCCAGAGCGCGGCCACCGGCGGCGTGTCCAGGCACGACAGGGAGACCGCCTACGAGTCCCCGGCCGACGAGCTCTTCTACAGGGGCAAGCTCCTGCCGCTCCACCTGCCGCCGCGGCTGCAGCTCGTGCAGAAGCTGCTGCAGGAGCAGCAGGTGCGCGTGCCGGAGATcaagccggcggcggcgccgcctagCGCGAGCGtgagcgcggcggcggaggcggaggacgaCAAGGTGGGCGCCAAGAAGTACTCTTGGTCCAAGAGGCTGAAGCTGATGAAGCGGTGGACGTCGAGGGAGTACATCAAGTCCTTCTTCTTGGCCAGGCCAGGCGACATTGGCGGCGGCGCAGCGGTGCGGATGGGGAGCGTGCTGGACCAAGACGAGCTCTGCAGCCACCGCAGGTCCTTCTCCGGCATCATCCGGCGGGTGCGCCTGGTGGTGGCGACCAAGGCGTCACCCCCGGCGACCTCTCCCCTctgctcgtcgtcctcctcctcgtccgcgtcGACGCCGTCCTGCGGCAACACGGAGGGGTTATTCCTCCGGCCGAGGACGGCAACGCCGGTGCTCAAGCGGAGCAGCAGCGCCGGGTCGGAGGAGGGGGGCATCCACGGCGCCATTGCCCACTGCaagaggtcgcaccagcagctgcTGCAGCAGGGGCGGAGGAGCGCCAGCGGCGTCGtgttctactcgctgtccaacacCCCTAggatctccacctccacctctgtcgccgtaaccgccgccgccgctgccgccagtgAGACGGCGCAAAAAGAGAGGCAGGAGATTTGCAGGGGATGA
- the LOC124705310 gene encoding cilia- and flagella-associated protein 298-like yields MVVLHVRWTIPSPSPSPSPEEEETEFLHECAATAAVADVAAALAGTAELQARVLSLCRRLRERCADAPAAYGELERALSEAEAYASKVQVRHKKFLSPRALREHIKNIEKAAANALEESSEALCLQHPKSDEKHDTIQLWWAGKELAMDKKLSDYIGTNDKTKIVIRLSLPNEA; encoded by the exons ATGGTGGTGCTGCACGTGAGGTGGACGATCCCCtccccatcgccgtcgccgtcgccggaggaggaggagacggagttCCTGCACGAGtgcgccgccacggccgccgtCGCGGACGTGGCGGCCGCGCTCGCGGGCACCGCCGAGCTCCAGGCCCGCGTCCTCTCCCTCTGCCGCCGCCTCCGAG AGCGGTGCGCGGACGCGCCTGCGGCATACGGGGAGCTCGAGAGGGCTCTGTCGGAGGCCGAGGCCTACGCATCAAAG GTACAAGTTCGGCATAAAAAATTCTTGTCCCCTCGTGCTCTAAGAGAACATATCAAGAATATTGAAAAAGCAGCTGCTAATGCTCTCGAAGAGTCCTCAGAGGCATTGTGTCTGCAACATCCAAAATCAG ATGAAAAGCATGATACCATACAACTTTGGTGGGCTGGAAAAGAGCTAGCTATGGACAAGAAGCTATCTGACTATATTGGTACTAATGACAAAACAAAG ATTGTCATCAGGCTAAGCCTACCCAATGAAGCTTGA
- the LOC124708101 gene encoding E3 UFM1-protein ligase 1 homolog isoform X1, whose protein sequence is MDAELLELQRQLEAAQSARSSVRLSERNVVELVQKLQERGLIDFELLHTVSGKEYITSDHLKHEIKLEINNRGRASLVDLSDILGVDLYHVERQAQKVVTEDPALMLINGEIMSQSYWDTVTEEINEKLQERSQIALAEIAAQLHIGSELVVNILEPRLGTIVKGRLEGGQLYTPAYVSRITAMVRGAARGITVPTNLPSVWNSLQQQLQEMHGSNGVSVEGSFFQSIFAALLKEGAVLGSLRAGVNWTPAVFAHAQKESVDAFFSQNSYIGYEVLQKLAIPQPKQYLEARYPDGIALEAIFVHPSVVDMLDAAVGDAIENGQWIDSLSVLPSYISGPDATKILSLCPSFQKAAKSSKAVIFGESCVFSNVFIKSIFDRLEKEIDSFGIRHIADQGNPMNMNSSTSAQYSNTKDIGDNDTSSTTSAGVSADRGPKKKRGKVAGSAKGGSLEKDDDSEEIIPVKGKKSHRKNKDAGSSGDAKRGGKKTSEKPKEENTNIFPDELIQQKVLAVAPELEELSGSDDLNSPIKLLSSHLRPMLIDSWKKKRNTMLSENAERRRSVLDNLQKQLDEAVLDMQLYEKALDVFEDDPATSGILHKHLLRTLGTPTVDKILLTLDKDNKLKSGMEFEDSEEQHVQLSTTDRTFLAKDLPGQLSSKAQALVEALEGKRFDSFLDALRDTAEESGLSFKKLDKRLERSMMHSYRKDLIAQVSSESDPVSFLPKVVALLFLQAYNKALQAPGRAVGAVITILKDKLPASTFKVLTDYHSTTVKVLALQAAATGDDEDCTSDRLMERREDLVERLMPELKSLALGTSKE, encoded by the exons ATGGACGCGGAGCTCCTGGAGCTGCAGCGGCAGCTGGAGGCGGCGCAGAGCGCGCGGTCGAGCGTGCGCCTGTCGGAGCGGAACGTGGTGGAGCTGGTGCAGAAGCTGCAGGAGCGCGGCCTCATCGACTTCGAGCTCCTCCACACCGTCTCCGGCAAGGAGTACATCACATCC gacCATCTGAAGCATGAGATCAAGTTGGAGATCAACAATCGAGGGCGCGCATCACTAGTCGATCTATCAGATATCCTGGGGGTGGATCTTTACCATGTTGAGAGGCAGGCACAAAAGGTCGTCACGGAGGATCCGGCCCTGATGTTGATCAACGGCGAGATCATGTCACAGTCTTACTGGGACACTGTCACAGAAGAGATAAACGAGAAGTTGCAAGAGCGCAGCCAGATTGCCTTGGCTGAGATTGCTGCGCAGCTACACATTGGGTCGGAGCTGGTCGTCAATATCCTCGAGCCTCGGCTTGGAACTATT GTGAAGGGAAGGCTAGAAGGTGGCCAGCTATACACTCCAGCATATGTCTCACGAATCACTGCCATGGTCCGTGGTGCGGCAAGGGGCATAACAGTTCCGACAAACTTGCCATCTGTTTGGAACTCCTTGCAGCAGCAGCTCCAAGAAATGCACGGTTCTAATGGAGTTTCGGTGGAAGGTTCATTCTTCCAGTCCATTTTTGCTGCCTTGCTAAAAGAAGGTGCTGTACTTGGGTCTCTCCGTGCGGGAGTAAATTGGACACCAGCT GTTTTTGCGCATGCTCAAAAGGAAAGCGTTGATGCCTTTTTTTCACAG AACTCTTATATTGGTTACGAAGTGCTTCAGAAACTTGCAATCCCTCAGCCTAAGCAGTACTTGGAG GCCAGATATCCAGATGGCATTGCACTGGAGGCTATTTTTGTTCATCCTTCAGTTGTCGATATGCTAGATGCTGCTGTGGGTGACGCAATCGAGAATGGACAATG GATTGATTCTCTTTCGGTGCTTCCATCATATATCAGTGGCCCTGATGCAACCAAGATATTGTCCCTTTGTCCATCTTTTCAGAAAGCAGCCAAG TCTTCTAAAGCAGTGATATTTGGAGAATCATGTGTCTTCAGCAATGTGTTCATTAAG AGTATTTTTGATCGACTAGAGAAGGAGATTGACTCCTTTGGTATTAGACATATTGCTGATCAAGGAAACCCCATGAATATGAATTCGAGTACATCTGCCCAGTATTCGAACACAAAAGACATTGGTGATAATGACACCAGTAGTACTACTAGTGCTGGTGTTTCAGCAGACAGAGGGCCAAAGAAGAAAAGAGGGAAAGTGGCAGGGTCTGCCAAAGGTGGGTCACTTGAAAAGGATGATGACAGTGAAGAAATTATCCCTGTAAAGGGCAAGAAATCTCATAGAAAAAACAAGGATGCTGGTTCTTCAGGTGATGCCAAACGCGGTGGTAAAAAAACatcagagaaaccaaaagaggaGAATACAAATATCTTTCCTGATGAATTGATACAGCAAAAGGTTTTGGCTGTTGCTCCAGAGTTAGAAGAGTTGTCAG GCTCAGATGACTTAAACAGCCCAATTAAATTATTGTCATCTCACCTGAGACCAATGCTTATTGACtcatggaagaagaagaggaacaccatgCTGTCAGAAAATGCTGAAAGGAGGCGGAGTGTGCTTGATAATCTGCAAAAGCAGCTAGATGAG GCAGTCCTGGATATGCAACTCTATGAAAAAGCTCTGGATGTGTTTGAGGATGATCCTGCTACCTCT GGTATATTACACAAGCATCTGCTAAGAACTCTGGGTACACCAACAGTGGACAAGATTTTGCTTACTCTG GATAAGGACAACAAATTGAAgagtggaatggagtttgaagacAGTGAAGAACAGCATGTTCAATTGAGCACCACTGACCGTACTTTTCTG gcaAAGGATCTTCCTGGGCAATTGTCATCAAAGGCTCAAGCTTTAGTCGAAGCGCTGGAGGGAAAG CGGTTTGATTCATTTCTGGATGCCTTAAGAGATACAGCAGAGGAAAG TGGCTTGTCATTTAAGAAGCTTGATAAAAGATTAGAGCGATCAATGATGCATTCCTACCGCAAG GAtttgatagcacaagtttcttcaGAGAGTGATCCAGTTTCCTTCCTACCAAAAGTTGTTGCTCTACTTTTTCTTCAG GCATACAATAAGGCTCTTCAGGCACCTGGAAGGGCTGTTGGTGCTGTAATCACAATACTGAAG GACAAGCTGCCAGCTTCAACCTTTAAGGTTTTGACTGATTATCACAGCACAACCGTGAAAGTTCTGGCACTACAAGCTGCTGCTACGGGTGAT GATGAAGACTGCACATCGGATAGGTTGATGGAGAGGAGGGAAGATCTGGTGGAGAGGCTGATGCCCGAACTGAAATCCCTGGCCCTCGGCACAAGCAAAGAGTGA